Proteins encoded by one window of Molothrus aeneus isolate 106 chromosome 16, BPBGC_Maene_1.0, whole genome shotgun sequence:
- the ARPC1A gene encoding actin-related protein 2/3 complex subunit 1A: MSLHQFLLEPITCHAWNRDRTQIAISPNNHEVHIYKKSGNQWVKAHELKEHNGHITGIDWAPKSDRIVTCGADRNAYVWSQKDGVWKPTLVILRINRAATFVKWSPLENKFAVGSGARLISVCYFESENDWWVSKHIKKPIRSTVLSLDWHPNNVLLAAGSCDFKCRVFSAYIKEVDEKPASTPWGSKMPFGQLMSEFGGAGSGGWVHSVSFSASGNRLAWVSHDSTVSVADASKNMMVSQLKTEFLPLLSVSFVSENSVVAAGHDCCPMLFNCDERGLLSFVSKLDIPKQSIQRNISAMERFRNMDKRATTEDRNTTLETLHQNSITQVSIYEIDKRDCRKFCTTGIDGAMTIWDFKTLESSIQGLRIM, translated from the exons ATGTCTCTGCATCAGTTCCTGCTGGAGCCAATCACCTGCCATGCCTGGAACAGAGACCGTACTC aGATTGCCATTAGCCCTAATAACCATGAAGTGCACATCTACAAGAAGAGTGGGAACCAGTGGGTGAAGGCTCACGAGCTGAAGGAACACAATGGACACATTACAG gaatTGACTGGGCTCCCAAGAGCGACCGCATCGTGACGTGCGGCGCCGACCGCAACGCCTACGTGTGGAGCCAGAAGGACGGCGTGTGGAAACCCACCCTGGTCATCCTCAGGATCAACCGCGCCGCCACCTTCGTCAAGTGGTCCCCCCTGGAGAACAAGTTTGCTGTGGGCAGTGGAGCTCGGCTCATATCTGTGTGCTACTTTGAGTCTGAAAATGACTG gtGGGTGAGCAAACACATTAAAAAGCCCATTCGTTCCACTGTCCTCAGCCTGGACTGGCACCCCAACAAtgtcctgctggctgcaggatcCTGTGACTTCAAGTGCAG GGTGTTCTCTGCTTACATTAAGGAAGTGGATGAAAAGCCAGCCAGCACACCCTGGGGCTCCAAGATGCCGTTTGGGCAGCTGATGTCGGAATTCGGGGGCGCGGGCAGCGGAGGGTGGGTGCACAGTGTGAGCTTCTCCGCCAGCGGCAACCGCCTGGCCTGGGTCAGCCACGACAGCACCGTGTCCGTGGCTGATGCCTCCAAAAACATGAT GGTTTCACAGCTGAAAACAGAGTTCCTCCCACTCCTGAGCGTGTCCTTTGTCTCGGAGAACAGCGTGGTGGCAGCT GGCCACGACTGCTGCCCGATGCTCTTCAACTGTGACGAGCGTGGCTTGCTGAGCTTCGTGTCCAAACTGGACATTCCCAAACAGAGCATCCAGCGCAACATCTCCGCCATGGAGCGCTTCCGCAACATGGACAAAAGAGCCACCACGGAGGACCGCAACACCACCCTGGAGACCCTGCACCAAAACAGCATCAC CCAAGTGTCTATTTATGAGATAGACAAACGGGATTGTCGGAAATTCTGCACCACCGGCATCGATGGAGCAATGACCATCTGGGATTTTAAg ACTTTAGAGTCCTCCATCCAAGGGCTACGAATCATGTAA